One window from the genome of Podospora pseudocomata strain CBS 415.72m chromosome 6, whole genome shotgun sequence encodes:
- a CDS encoding hypothetical protein (EggNog:ENOG503NYZ9; COG:J) has product MLPLGLLNAAQGHPMLVELKNGETLNGHLVLCDTWMNLTLREVVQTSPEGDKFVRLPEVYVKGNNIKYLRVPDEIIDIVKEQQQSGGGGYRGGRGGHQRGDNGGRGGGDRGRGGRGRGGRGGRGGNRGA; this is encoded by the exons ATG CTGCCTCTTGGTCTTCTTAACGCGGCGCAGGGCCACCCGATGCTGGTCGAGCTCAAGAACGGGGAGACGCTGAATGGGCATTTGGTGCTGTGCGATACTTGGATGAATTTGacgttgagggaggtggtaCAGACTAGTCCT GAGGGGGATAAGTTTGTGAGGTTGCCGGAGGTTTATGTCAAGGGGAATAAT ATTAAATACCTACGGGTTCCGGACGAGATTATCGATATTGtcaaggagcagcagcagtcgggtgggggtgggtatagagggggacggggaggacaTCAGAGAGGGGATaatggtgggaggggtgggggtgatagagggaggggtgggagagggagaggtgggaggggtgggagaggtgggaatAGGGGTGCgtga